From one Acidobacteriota bacterium genomic stretch:
- a CDS encoding VWA domain-containing protein produces the protein MKVQVQEVNLIFTVTDKKGRFITGLQRQNFGLLDDGRPPVQVLKFTQQTNLPLRVGILLDTSSSIRQRFQFEQDSAIEFLLQILHRNDRAFIEGFDIETDIAQGYTNNIDLLNQGIRKLRPGGGTALYDALYKTCRDQMLTLKEDGAVRRALIVVSDGDDNYSRVQQSDAIKMCQRAETIVYTISTNVSPSKDKGDEVLRVISEATGGAPFFPVKIEDVAVGFRNIQEELRSQYSLVYRPAEFKQDGSFRTIYLQALDPRYRVRASKGYFAPRATP, from the coding sequence ATCAAGGTGCAGGTGCAGGAGGTCAACCTCATCTTTACGGTCACGGACAAGAAGGGCCGGTTTATCACCGGGCTGCAGCGTCAGAACTTCGGTCTGCTCGACGACGGCCGTCCGCCGGTTCAGGTTCTGAAGTTCACGCAGCAGACGAACCTGCCTCTGCGCGTTGGCATCCTCCTCGATACGTCCAGCTCGATCCGTCAGCGGTTCCAGTTCGAGCAGGACTCTGCCATCGAGTTCCTCCTGCAGATCCTGCATCGCAACGACCGCGCCTTTATCGAGGGATTCGATATCGAGACCGATATCGCGCAGGGTTACACCAACAACATCGACCTGCTCAACCAGGGCATCCGCAAGCTGCGCCCCGGCGGCGGAACCGCTCTCTACGATGCGCTGTACAAGACCTGTCGCGATCAGATGCTGACGCTGAAGGAAGATGGTGCCGTTCGCCGCGCGCTGATTGTCGTCTCCGACGGTGATGACAACTACAGCCGCGTCCAGCAGTCCGACGCCATCAAGATGTGCCAGCGCGCCGAGACGATCGTCTACACCATCAGCACGAACGTCAGCCCGAGCAAGGACAAGGGCGACGAGGTCCTTCGCGTCATCTCCGAGGCGACTGGCGGCGCGCCCTTCTTTCCAGTAAAGATCGAAGACGTTGCGGTTGGTTTTCGCAACATTCAGGAAGAGTTGCGCAGCCAGTATTCGCTTGTCTATCGACCGGCTGAGTTCAAGCAGGATGGCTCCTTCCGCACCATCTATCTTCAGGCGCTCGACCCTCGCTACCGCGTCCGTGCCAGCAAGGGCTACTTTGCTCCCCGCGCAACGCCTTAG
- the add gene encoding adenosine deaminase — MARKQTKHEEIDAAEWLRGLPKAELHLHLEGTIKPETLVELSRRHDKEPLTLETAKALYQYENFLGFLQSFKAVTERLRWPEDYELITYNMIRDLAAQGVVHAEVYVSFGIIYYWKKTDVEPYVEAIERGRMRGERDFGVSVLWIVDAVRHFGVEEGAKVFRKAAEMKILHPSFVGIGIGGDEARGPADQFRDLYKEARAAGLRLTAHAGESVGPESIWSAINIGAERIGHALSAQDDPELLEVLAQKQIPLEINVTSNIRTGCCKEFDAHPLRSYFDGGLMVTLNSDDPPMFGSDLLGEYVLAHESYGFTLEQMRELAANAVEASFLDPARKLALLQRVEQYV, encoded by the coding sequence ATGGCGCGAAAGCAGACGAAGCACGAAGAGATCGATGCCGCGGAGTGGCTACGCGGTCTTCCCAAGGCCGAGCTGCATTTGCATCTCGAAGGCACGATCAAGCCTGAAACCCTGGTAGAGCTGAGCCGCAGGCACGATAAAGAGCCGCTTACCCTTGAGACCGCGAAGGCGCTCTACCAGTACGAAAACTTCCTTGGATTTCTGCAATCGTTCAAAGCCGTGACGGAGCGCCTGCGCTGGCCCGAGGACTACGAGCTGATCACGTACAACATGATTCGCGACCTTGCGGCGCAGGGAGTGGTGCACGCCGAAGTGTATGTCTCGTTTGGAATCATCTACTACTGGAAAAAGACAGACGTTGAACCTTATGTTGAAGCGATAGAGCGCGGACGTATGCGTGGCGAACGCGACTTTGGCGTAAGCGTGCTTTGGATCGTCGATGCGGTGCGTCACTTCGGAGTAGAAGAAGGCGCGAAGGTCTTTCGCAAGGCGGCTGAGATGAAGATCCTGCATCCAAGCTTTGTCGGCATCGGTATTGGCGGAGATGAAGCCCGCGGGCCTGCCGACCAGTTCCGCGATCTCTATAAGGAAGCAAGAGCGGCGGGGCTGCGGTTGACGGCACATGCGGGCGAGTCCGTCGGACCTGAGAGCATCTGGTCGGCGATCAACATCGGCGCCGAGCGAATCGGGCACGCGCTGTCGGCACAGGATGACCCCGAATTGCTGGAGGTGCTGGCGCAGAAGCAGATTCCGTTGGAGATCAACGTAACCAGCAACATCAGGACGGGGTGCTGCAAGGAATTCGATGCGCATCCGCTTCGGTCGTACTTCGATGGAGGCCTGATGGTGACGCTGAACTCGGACGATCCGCCGATGTTCGGCAGCGACCTGCTGGGCGAGTATGTGCTCGCGCACGAGAGCTATGGCTTTACGCTGGAGCAGATGCGTGAATTGGCGGCGAATGCTGTTGAGGCGAGCTTCCTCGATCCGGCGCGCAAGCTGGCACTGTTACAGCGTGTCGAACAGTACGTCTAA
- a CDS encoding amino acid permease has product MRSRALARQIFQTKSIDKLISESERPEHALKKTLGPVSLTALGIGAVIGSGIFTVIGTAIGGNPAMEEKIADSPVIDLILGLLHHTSGAVAGRPGAGPALAISLVLVAIVCALTGLCYAELASMIPIAGSAYTYTYATLGELVAWVIGWDLILEYAFSNMSVSVGFAAHVVDLLDWLGIHISPKWLSPAYLPLGLQDLQGQDIYQPGWHAGFNIPAFLIVLLLTVVLVRGIRESARTNNIMVLVKIMAILIFVFAGISFIHPSNYVPFSPNGWSGILAGGSIIFFTYIGFDSVSTASEECKCPQKDVPIGILATLIVCSILYIGVAVVLTGMVPWKTVAGDAAPVVNALKRVSLMPGGHSLHWVRLAVLLGAIIGMISSILVFQLGQARVWFAMSRDGLLPKAFSRVHPRFRTPAFATWVAGFLVAIPAGLFDVGTFAEMSNIGTLFAFVLVSAGVMVLRAKQPERHRGFRVPFGPIIPLLSILFCILLMAGLPLKTWVRFFVWLLVGLVVYTLYSRKRSEFYAPED; this is encoded by the coding sequence TTGAGGAGCAGGGCGCTGGCCAGGCAAATCTTTCAAACCAAGTCGATCGACAAACTGATCTCAGAATCGGAGCGGCCGGAACACGCGCTGAAGAAGACACTGGGACCGGTAAGCTTGACTGCGCTTGGAATTGGCGCGGTGATTGGGTCGGGCATCTTTACGGTGATCGGCACAGCCATCGGCGGAAACCCGGCGATGGAAGAGAAGATTGCCGATTCGCCGGTGATCGACCTGATCCTGGGCTTGCTGCATCACACGAGTGGCGCGGTTGCAGGCAGACCCGGCGCTGGCCCGGCGCTGGCGATCTCGCTGGTGCTGGTAGCGATCGTCTGTGCACTGACTGGTCTCTGTTATGCGGAACTGGCGAGCATGATCCCCATTGCGGGATCGGCGTATACGTACACCTACGCAACGCTGGGCGAGCTGGTGGCGTGGGTCATCGGCTGGGACCTCATTCTCGAGTACGCCTTCAGCAACATGAGTGTGAGTGTGGGGTTCGCTGCACACGTCGTCGATCTGCTGGATTGGCTGGGAATTCACATATCGCCGAAGTGGCTCTCGCCCGCATACCTGCCACTGGGCTTGCAGGACCTGCAGGGTCAGGATATCTATCAGCCGGGATGGCATGCGGGGTTCAACATCCCTGCGTTCCTGATTGTGCTGCTGCTGACGGTGGTGCTGGTGCGAGGCATTCGCGAGTCGGCACGGACAAACAACATCATGGTGCTGGTAAAGATCATGGCGATCCTGATCTTCGTCTTCGCTGGCATCAGCTTTATTCATCCGTCCAACTACGTTCCCTTCTCGCCAAACGGCTGGAGCGGGATTCTGGCCGGTGGGTCGATCATCTTCTTTACATATATCGGCTTCGATTCGGTATCGACTGCCAGCGAAGAATGCAAATGCCCGCAGAAGGACGTCCCTATCGGGATACTGGCGACCCTGATCGTATGCTCCATCCTGTACATCGGCGTTGCAGTGGTGCTGACGGGCATGGTGCCGTGGAAGACGGTAGCGGGCGATGCCGCTCCTGTGGTGAACGCGCTGAAGCGTGTATCGCTGATGCCGGGCGGCCACAGTCTGCACTGGGTGCGACTCGCAGTCCTGCTGGGAGCGATCATCGGCATGATCTCGTCGATCCTGGTGTTTCAGTTGGGGCAGGCGCGTGTCTGGTTCGCGATGTCGCGCGACGGCCTGCTGCCAAAGGCTTTCAGCAGAGTGCATCCACGGTTCAGGACGCCAGCATTCGCGACGTGGGTCGCGGGGTTTCTCGTCGCGATCCCCGCAGGGCTGTTCGATGTAGGCACCTTCGCGGAGATGTCGAACATCGGCACGTTGTTCGCCTTCGTGCTGGTATCCGCAGGGGTGATGGTGTTGCGCGCCAAACAGCCGGAGCGGCACCGCGGGTTCAGGGTCCCCTTTGGGCCGATCATTCCCCTCCTCAGCATCCTGTTCTGCATTCTGCTGATGGCAGGGCTTCCGTTGAAGACGTGGGTACGGTTCTTTGTGTGGCTGCTGGTCGGACTGGTCGTCTATACGCTGTACAGTCGTAAGCGGAGTGAGTTTTACGCTCCTGAAGATTAA
- a CDS encoding UvrD-helicase domain-containing protein, producing the protein MNPQQQDGIRTVDGPVLLLAGAGSGKTRVVTHRIAYLIEERGVSADAILAVTFTNKAAKEMAERVDKILGHSSLAKPTLATFHSFCVRVLRRDIEALRLNGVGLTKTFAIYDEQDQQAVVKSALKRLGIDDKSLKPRVALGRISWAKNHMIDPQEYFLASANPMEEKIAHIFEIYRKELAKANAMDFDDLLLETVRLLKSSAEVRERYNRRYRYVMIDEYQDTNRPQYELMKLLAGHEKNICVVGDEDQSIYSWRGADIKNILDFEKDFPGSKTIRLEQNYRSTQVILEGASAVVAQNTQRKGKNLWTSREGGSLIGYYEAPDGENEALFIADRIRQYLREAGQQEDAPRCAVLYRTNSQSRLVEEALRRYQIQYHMVGGFSFYDRAEVKDLLSYMKLVQNPHDSIALQRVINSPARGIGKTTMETLERMALGTGLSTWDAMARAIAERLLQQRTLNALEGFRRLIEDARAMLGPGFAEKLTEDVQEENGGDASFDVTEFAIDNEAPEIAEADEGVEGFDTTFNFAFDFGPSEENSTIAPENTQDSDEAHGIEAASFNPFAPVVLKESAPRKRNADPSTSLRSAQDDNSKGAPGRAAFRKPGDKATLPELIKFLNDRSGYIRALEDEGTPESFSRIENLKELANAAQDAEERGETLDEFLDHAALASDADQYSADARVTLMTLHAAKGLEFPLVFLAGMEEGLFPSARTLMDPNGLEEERRLCYVGMTRAMDTLVMTRARYRRRYGSDMPDSSMASRFLEEVPSRLVEDLGSPPARPQFSGQSGDYSNMYATPYPKANRFGGRDTEAGERHYSYEDEDQSGESYAKGSQNRGSGRTSAGGSGSLDNIASFFAARGQKPPAKPGRPKLDIPEPTGKTGLRQGTRVRHPKYGEGTVFRREGDGDNAKITVQFQQHGVKKLVEKFAQLERL; encoded by the coding sequence ATGAATCCCCAGCAGCAGGACGGGATTCGCACGGTGGATGGTCCTGTACTGCTGCTCGCCGGCGCGGGCAGCGGAAAGACGCGCGTGGTGACGCACAGGATCGCTTACCTGATTGAAGAGCGCGGCGTGTCTGCGGACGCGATTCTTGCAGTGACGTTCACGAACAAGGCCGCGAAGGAGATGGCTGAGCGTGTCGACAAGATCCTTGGCCACTCTTCGTTGGCAAAGCCTACGCTTGCGACCTTCCACAGCTTTTGCGTGCGCGTATTGCGGCGCGATATTGAAGCGCTGCGCCTGAATGGCGTGGGGCTGACGAAGACCTTCGCGATCTACGACGAGCAGGACCAGCAGGCAGTTGTGAAAAGCGCGTTGAAGCGCCTGGGGATCGACGACAAGAGCCTGAAGCCGCGCGTTGCGCTGGGGAGGATCAGTTGGGCGAAGAACCACATGATCGACCCGCAGGAGTATTTTCTCGCCTCGGCGAATCCGATGGAGGAGAAGATTGCGCACATCTTCGAGATCTATCGCAAGGAGCTGGCGAAGGCGAATGCGATGGACTTCGACGACCTGCTGCTGGAGACGGTGCGGCTGCTGAAGTCGTCGGCCGAGGTTCGCGAGCGATACAACCGCAGGTATCGCTACGTGATGATCGACGAGTACCAGGACACGAACCGTCCACAGTATGAGTTGATGAAGCTGCTGGCGGGGCACGAGAAAAATATCTGCGTGGTGGGCGATGAGGACCAGTCGATCTACAGCTGGCGCGGCGCGGACATCAAAAACATTCTCGACTTCGAGAAAGATTTTCCGGGATCGAAGACCATCCGCCTGGAGCAAAACTATCGGTCCACACAGGTAATTCTTGAGGGAGCCAGCGCGGTGGTCGCGCAGAACACGCAGCGCAAGGGCAAGAACCTTTGGACCTCGCGCGAGGGCGGCTCGCTGATCGGATACTACGAGGCGCCCGATGGAGAGAACGAGGCGCTGTTTATCGCCGACCGCATCAGGCAGTATCTGCGCGAGGCGGGCCAGCAGGAGGACGCGCCGCGGTGCGCCGTGCTCTACCGCACGAACTCGCAGTCGCGCCTGGTGGAAGAGGCGCTGCGGCGGTATCAGATCCAGTACCACATGGTTGGGGGCTTCAGCTTTTACGACCGCGCCGAAGTCAAAGACCTGCTGAGCTACATGAAGCTGGTGCAGAATCCGCACGACTCGATTGCCTTGCAGCGCGTCATCAATTCGCCGGCGCGCGGCATCGGCAAGACGACGATGGAGACGCTGGAACGGATGGCCCTGGGAACAGGGCTGAGCACGTGGGATGCGATGGCGCGTGCGATCGCGGAGAGGCTGCTGCAGCAGAGAACGCTGAACGCGCTCGAAGGGTTTCGCAGGCTGATCGAAGACGCGCGCGCGATGCTGGGGCCGGGATTCGCGGAGAAGCTGACGGAAGATGTCCAGGAAGAAAACGGCGGCGATGCGTCGTTCGATGTCACGGAGTTTGCGATAGACAACGAGGCGCCTGAGATTGCTGAAGCCGACGAGGGTGTCGAGGGATTCGATACGACCTTCAACTTCGCCTTCGACTTTGGCCCGAGCGAGGAGAACTCGACGATTGCTCCGGAGAATACGCAAGATTCCGATGAAGCACATGGGATTGAGGCGGCGAGCTTCAACCCGTTTGCTCCGGTGGTATTGAAGGAGTCGGCTCCCAGGAAGCGAAACGCAGATCCTTCGACTTCGCTACGCTCCGCTCAGGATGACAATTCTAAGGGTGCGCCAGGACGTGCGGCGTTTCGCAAGCCAGGCGACAAGGCTACTCTGCCGGAGCTGATCAAATTTTTGAACGACCGCAGCGGGTACATTCGCGCTCTGGAGGATGAAGGCACTCCGGAGAGCTTTTCGCGGATCGAGAACCTGAAGGAACTTGCGAACGCCGCGCAGGATGCAGAGGAGCGGGGCGAGACGCTGGACGAGTTCCTCGACCATGCGGCGCTGGCGAGCGATGCGGACCAGTACTCAGCCGATGCGCGCGTCACCCTGATGACGCTTCATGCGGCCAAGGGGCTGGAGTTTCCGCTGGTGTTTCTTGCAGGCATGGAGGAGGGTCTGTTTCCCAGCGCCCGCACCTTGATGGACCCGAACGGTCTCGAAGAAGAGCGGCGGCTCTGCTACGTGGGCATGACCCGCGCAATGGATACGCTGGTGATGACGCGGGCGCGCTACCGGCGGCGGTATGGCAGCGACATGCCGGACTCGAGCATGGCCTCGCGGTTTCTGGAGGAAGTGCCCTCACGTCTGGTGGAAGACCTGGGCAGCCCACCGGCGCGTCCCCAGTTCAGCGGCCAGTCCGGCGACTACAGCAATATGTATGCGACGCCGTATCCGAAAGCGAACCGGTTTGGCGGCAGAGACACGGAGGCCGGTGAGCGCCACTATAGCTACGAGGACGAAGACCAGAGCGGCGAGAGCTACGCGAAGGGCAGTCAGAATCGGGGTAGTGGGCGAACTTCGGCGGGAGGATCAGGCTCGCTGGACAATATCGCGAGCTTCTTTGCCGCCCGAGGGCAGAAGCCCCCTGCGAAGCCTGGCCGCCCTAAGCTGGATATCCCGGAGCCAACCGGGAAGACGGGTCTGCGCCAGGGAACGCGCGTCCGGCACCCAAAGTATGGCGAAGGAACAGTGTTTCGTCGTGAAGGCGATGGGGATAACGCCAAGATTACAGTACAATTTCAACAGCATGGCGTGAAGAAGCTGGTGGAGAAGTTTGCCCAGCTGGAACGCCTCTAG
- a CDS encoding TIGR00730 family Rossman fold protein: MLYGPTDILRTVISNIAVFCASADGTKPIYREAAHELGRALATRNIGLIYGGANVGLMQAVAESALAAGGRVVGVIPEVLVDLEVAHHGITELHVTSTMHTRKALMGEKADAFFILPGGYGTLEEMFEVLAWQTLKLHRKPIVLLNIDGFYDKLIEFLDHCVAKGLLRQRNREVLLVAASVEDAFKKIVRALPA, encoded by the coding sequence ATTCTTTATGGCCCGACTGATATTCTCAGAACGGTGATCTCCAACATCGCAGTCTTCTGTGCCTCGGCCGACGGAACAAAGCCCATCTATCGCGAGGCCGCGCACGAGCTCGGACGCGCTCTTGCCACGCGCAATATCGGTCTCATCTATGGCGGCGCCAACGTTGGCCTCATGCAGGCCGTTGCCGAATCGGCCCTCGCTGCGGGAGGCCGTGTCGTCGGCGTCATCCCCGAAGTGCTCGTCGATCTTGAGGTCGCCCACCACGGCATCACCGAGCTTCACGTCACCAGCACCATGCACACACGCAAAGCTCTCATGGGAGAGAAGGCTGACGCCTTCTTTATCCTCCCCGGCGGCTATGGCACCCTCGAGGAGATGTTTGAAGTCCTGGCCTGGCAGACGCTCAAGCTGCACCGGAAGCCCATCGTGCTCCTCAACATTGACGGCTTCTACGACAAGCTGATCGAATTCCTCGACCACTGCGTCGCCAAGGGGCTCCTCAGGCAACGCAATCGTGAGGTTCTGCTCGTCGCAGCTTCGGTTGAGGATGCGTTCAAGAAGATCGTCAGAGCCCTCCCGGCATAA
- the hmpA gene encoding NO-inducible flavohemoprotein translates to MQQHHKDIVKATIPALQQYGEAITTAFYKTLFEENPGLLNVFNPASQRNGGQARSLAASILAYAAHIDHLDQLGGMVNRIAHKHASLEVQAEHYPIVGDHLLRAIRTVLGDAATPEVIEAWGAAYQQLADIMIGVEKKLYTQGSTQLGGWTGYQPLKVVRKVRESETITSFYLASPNDAPLPAFVPGQYLAVRAQVADAPFWQIRQYSLSQVADGRTYRISVKRELAPGHIAAAENGLISNHLHDNVEVGDTVLAHVPHGDFTLRESDHPVVLLSGGVGITPAICMLQHLAQHAPHRPVLFVHATLEGSHHAFREEKRALVEAHPHLHSLTFYERPSGSDRLGIDYDFAGRISAETLTPHLPQQAAEFYYCGPLGFMGAVDGLLDSLNIPLSRRYSEAFAPDPSFAAEIAHA, encoded by the coding sequence ATGCAGCAACATCACAAAGACATCGTCAAGGCCACCATTCCCGCACTCCAGCAGTACGGTGAGGCAATCACGACTGCGTTCTACAAGACGCTCTTTGAGGAAAATCCTGGGCTGCTCAATGTCTTCAATCCCGCCAGCCAGCGGAACGGCGGCCAGGCCCGCAGCCTTGCGGCTTCCATCCTTGCCTATGCCGCGCACATCGACCACCTCGATCAGCTCGGCGGCATGGTCAACCGTATCGCGCACAAGCACGCCTCGCTCGAAGTGCAGGCCGAGCACTACCCCATCGTCGGCGACCATCTCTTGCGGGCCATCCGCACCGTGCTTGGCGACGCGGCAACCCCCGAGGTCATCGAAGCCTGGGGAGCGGCCTACCAGCAGCTCGCCGACATCATGATCGGTGTCGAGAAGAAGCTTTACACGCAGGGCAGCACGCAGCTCGGAGGTTGGACCGGATACCAGCCGCTGAAGGTCGTCCGCAAGGTGCGCGAGAGCGAGACCATTACCTCCTTCTATCTTGCCTCACCCAACGATGCTCCTTTGCCTGCCTTCGTTCCCGGCCAATACCTCGCCGTCAGAGCGCAGGTTGCCGACGCCCCTTTCTGGCAGATCCGCCAGTACAGCCTCTCCCAGGTTGCAGACGGTCGCACCTACCGCATCAGCGTAAAGCGCGAGCTCGCCCCCGGTCACATCGCCGCGGCTGAGAATGGCTTGATCTCCAACCACCTGCACGACAACGTCGAGGTTGGCGACACTGTGCTCGCCCACGTGCCCCACGGCGACTTCACGCTTCGCGAGAGCGACCACCCGGTGGTTCTGTTGAGCGGCGGAGTTGGCATCACGCCGGCCATCTGCATGCTCCAGCACCTCGCGCAACATGCGCCGCACCGGCCCGTTCTCTTCGTCCACGCCACGCTTGAGGGAAGCCACCATGCCTTCCGCGAGGAGAAGCGCGCTCTCGTCGAAGCGCATCCGCATCTGCATTCGCTCACCTTCTACGAAAGGCCGTCCGGATCCGATCGACTCGGCATCGACTACGACTTTGCGGGGCGCATCTCTGCCGAGACGCTGACGCCGCACCTGCCGCAGCAGGCAGCCGAGTTCTACTACTGCGGCCCGCTCGGCTTCATGGGCGCAGTGGATGGTCTGCTCGACTCGCTTAACATTCCGCTGTCGCGTCGTTATAGTGAAGCTTTCGCGCCCGATCCCTCGTTCGCGGCCGAGATCGCGCACGCGTAA